One region of Wyeomyia smithii strain HCP4-BCI-WySm-NY-G18 chromosome 3, ASM2978416v1, whole genome shotgun sequence genomic DNA includes:
- the LOC129731430 gene encoding uncharacterized protein LOC129731430, translated as MYRVWNLNFRYLVFVLCVALPQLATASKNATEEGRFFLWGRPILIVPPTSPTRHQLISGIGVPLAAQESLTFGWVIKAQYFLPTEVDNLRPIYWDGWNDTRRSLEKREAKSLKAGQHFENYTVTDVKIETEQLPDPVLPNENDEYDAEDDDFDDGDDNYWRDEEDEKRFQEANEWFAPPASTPPSHEDGYQTENSRWTTYKVLEKMGENYGFGGRTCMLRSICEAAAAEFTHTGGVFSELFHIVFTPSTTSEPVSEHSDNEYYQAEQLGREGAPCHQIYHECKNTILDVFTGIHDPITNQMTVAHDQLRQAMKK; from the exons ATGTATAGAGTGTGGAATTTGAATTTCCGTTATCTAGTTTTTGTACTATGCGTTGCATTGCCACAACTAGCAACTGCCAGCAAGAATGCAACCGAAGAAGGTCGTTTCTTTCTATGGGGCAGGCCAATCTTGATCGTTCCGCCAACCTCACCAACGCGTCATCAGCTGATTTCCGGTATTGGTGTACCGCTTGCGGCGCAAGAATCGCTCACGTTTGGGTGGGTCATCAAGGCACAGTATTTCCTACCGACCGAAGTGGATAATCTTAGACCAATCTATTGGGACGGTTGGAACGATACTCGACGTTCGCTGGAGAAACGAGAAGCGAAATCACTGAAGGCAGGGCAGCACTTTGAGAATTACACGGTGACGGATGTCAAAATTGAAACGGAACAGTTGCCCGATCCGGTGCTTCCGAACGAGAATGACGAGTATGACGCAGAGGACGATGATTTCGATGACGGAGACGACAACTATTGGCGCGATGAGGAAGATGAGAAACGATTTCAGGAAGCTAACGAATGGTTTGCACCACCGGCCTCAACGCCCCCTTCGCATGAAGACGGTTATCAAACTGAGAATTCCCGCTGGACGACCTACAAGGTGCTGGAAAAGATGGGTGAAAACTATGGTTTCGGAGGTCGGACTTGTATGCTGCGGAGTATTTGCGAAGCAGCCGCAGCGGAGTTTACCCACACGGGCGGCGTGTTTTCCGAGTTGTTCCACATTGTTTTCAC ACCTTCAACTACATCGGAGCCCGTTTCGGAGCATAGTGACAACGAGTACTACCAGGCTGAACAGTTGGGGCGGGAGGGTGCTCCCTGCCATCAGATTTATCACGAGTGCAAaaatacgatattggatgtATTCACCGGTATTCACGATCCGATTACCAACCAAATGACCGTTGCGCACGATCAGCTGCGGCAAGCAATGAAGAAGTAG
- the LOC129731362 gene encoding uncharacterized protein LOC129731362, whose translation MIKISLLLLVLSYDFRLTLSEERTSPAESRVLQREKRIVYTYNSATGILCALSIPLVIPGRNIFVSYNFEMNYNMPTDSTDYTQGALKRVDTPEIYTRALNEKTVRRRAATFTRKKAYRSIEIQLNKMGLNGKRCVLRAICEASDRPMYEHNGILGDLLQILLTPSHSEDESLPLEFYRAEQLGYQHDCSKYRRHCPRSILDMISVLF comes from the exons ATGATCAAAATTTCACTTCTGCTTCTGGTGCTCTCGTATGATTTTCGGTTGACCCTGAGCGAAGAACGAACATCGCCTGCTGAGTCCAGAGTTTTGCAACGCGAAAAAAGGATAGTGTACACCTACAACAGCGCCACAGGT ATTTTGTGTGCCCTGTCGATTCCGTTAGTAATCCCTGGGAGAAACATTTTTGTTtcgtacaattttgaaatgaacTATAACATGCCAACGGACTCGACGGATTACACCCAGGGTGCTCTGAAACGAGTTGATACACCGGAAATATACACTCGAGCCCTGAACGAAAAAACTGTGCGGAGAAGGGCTGCAACATTCACACGCAAAAAAGCCTACCGGTCAATAGAGATTCAACTGAACAA AATGGGTCTCAATGGTAAGCGATGTGTTTTGCGGGCGATTTGCGAAGCATCGGACCGACCAATGTACGAGCACAACGGCATCCTGGGTGATCTACTTCAAATATTGCTAAC CCCATCGCATTCCGAAGACGAGAGTTTACCGCTGGAGTTCTACCGTGCGGAACAATTGGGGTATCAGCATGACTGCAGCAAGTACCGTCGGCACTGTCCCAGAAGCATACTCGACATGATAAGTGTTTTGTTCTAG